DNA sequence from the Chamaesiphon minutus PCC 6605 genome:
TTTTTAAAGAAATTGCGGGTTTAGATGAGCTTGTCGCCGCCATCGACAAGCTCAAATTTAGATTCAGCCAGCGAGCGATCGACATCGGGCTACCTTACCCCAAAGGTTGGCTCTTAGTGGGCATACCAGGGACGGGGAAGACTTACTCGGCAAGGTCTATTGCCTCTGCTCTGGGCTACCCCATGCTATCGCTAGAGATCGATAAAATCAAAGTTGGCGGTTTGACTGCAATGGCAAGGGTTTTGGAGATCGCTCGCGTCTGCGCTCCGTGCATTTTTTACATGGATGAGATCGAGAAACTATTTACCAGAGATGATAAACCGCTACTTTCATTGCTATTGACTTGGCTTCAAGATAAAACTTTCCCCGTTTTCGTCATCGGTACTCTCAACAGAATTGAAGATTTACCAGTTGAAGCCACACGCGCTGGAAGATTCGATACTGTCTGGGAAGTCGATTCTCCAGATGCCGAATCTCGTTTAAATTTATTCTTACTATTTCTCAAACGATTCGATGCTAGATTCAAAGATAGTATCGTTTTTGATAAGTACGAATGGCAAGGTATTCTCGACGAAACGATTGAGTATGTCGGTGCCGAAATCGAGCAAATTGTCGTCGATACAGTTGCAAAAGTTAAGGAGTGCGACCTTAATGCAGAAGTGACAGCAAGAGATTTACTTGAAGAGGCAATGCAGTTTAATTGCATCTTCAACCGTAACTCCAAACAAATCGTGTTAATGCGGAATTCAATCCGCGAGTTAGCCAAGCCCTCTCATTCAAAAAAACAAAGTATTCTGGCACCTCGAAATATCGATCCCTACAGCCCTCCTAAAGTAAGTTCAAACTAAGCTTTAATAATCAAATGGTTACAGCTACTAACAAGAATGATAGCAATCCTGGTAAGTCACCCTTTACCACCTATATCGATGCTATCGATCGAAAACAAGCACTGGATAATATCGACAAGCTCGTTAATAGTCGAGAACTATCTACCGATGATGAAATTTATGATATTACTGGGACGATCGCTCAAATTGAAAAGATTAGCGAGTATTTAAGCGTGGTTACTTCTGCCGTACCTCAAGCACTTGGACTGCTTTTAGACGAAGAACGGCAGCAGCGTCAAACAGAAGCTACAGCTATCGATCTCAAACAAGAAGAACTATTTGAAAAACTTGCTAAAGATCGCGACAAATTACACAATCTAACCAAGCAAGCAATCGAGCGTAGCGGTCGGAATATTAATACCAAGCTTATCAGTTTATGTTGGGGTTTAGGTGGATGCTCTATCGGCGTGGTAGCAGCATCATTGCTAGCATATTTTGCCATGTTCCCTCAACAATTAAGATTAGCCAGAGGTTCGGATGGTGCCATGCTGGAATGGTTGAGTACTGCCGATGGTAAAATTCTCCGTCGTGCGTTTGTATCTGGCAATAGCTCTGTAGAAGAGTGCATCCGTAAAGGGTTAAAAAAGACTGGTAAACCTGTTTGTATGCTGGAGCTTAAGTGATATGAGGAGTTCTAAAAAAGATGAGCCTGTGGAGCAAGTAGAAGCAATAGGAGAAGCAAAAATAGACGACTCTATGGAAACAACCAAAGTACCAGAACCAC
Encoded proteins:
- a CDS encoding ATP-binding protein codes for the protein MSQPDFIQLITQHRIVLVRCNPLDREWIVNTHLSDCQRWRLNVAIGDDSLSSPFPLLLDAIRNVSTSGGNFIFDNYLTFVATLAPWERQLIYEQFADLYSLCQHQYRIVLLQTDDSVLPLELARFVYEYAWKLPTITEITELFSQYHFEPSDRNLRLASGLAYQDLKLALQQSSESSEPEIYLETYRNARLSLMGVKYDPPPVFKEIAGLDELVAAIDKLKFRFSQRAIDIGLPYPKGWLLVGIPGTGKTYSARSIASALGYPMLSLEIDKIKVGGLTAMARVLEIARVCAPCIFYMDEIEKLFTRDDKPLLSLLLTWLQDKTFPVFVIGTLNRIEDLPVEATRAGRFDTVWEVDSPDAESRLNLFLLFLKRFDARFKDSIVFDKYEWQGILDETIEYVGAEIEQIVVDTVAKVKECDLNAEVTARDLLEEAMQFNCIFNRNSKQIVLMRNSIRELAKPSHSKKQSILAPRNIDPYSPPKVSSN